The segment AATGTTTTGATAGAGGGTCATACTTGTGAGTAACACGATCAACCTCCTTTGCATTGAGCAAGCTATCAATCGGTAAATAAAACTGCATTTCATCCAGCCTATCTTGAGCTGGAATAGCCGACAAACAGAGCCCATCATCAGCTAACGGTACATTAAGAATGGCATTCAACCAACCTTGTAACATAGAAACCCATTGAGTATCAAAGCCTGCTACTTGTAGTTTTTCTTCTAGCCATTCGGATGAAATGTCACCTGAAAAATCAATTTCTTCCATCAAACTATGTAAAAATGTGCCTGGCGCAGCACCTTTAGGGAATTGGTGCGGAGTCAGTGTGTTTTCTTGGGTTTCTTGCACCTCAACATCATGACTGACTTCAATATCCATCTTAGGGGCTAATGAGTTAGCAAATTGCTCAGCAGATAAGGTTTGCTCTTCTTCTCCATGGGAGGTGCTATAACTCAGACCGGAATAGCTTGTTACACGCCAGCTATCATCAAAGTGCCGAGAAACCGCTCTTGCTGATAATTCATCACTGGCCTCTTTAGTTAAATCCAGTTTTACCATTTCAGGGAGATCTATCGGTTGCACATCAATCACATCATTACTGAGTGCTTCGAGCATACTGTTGAGTAAAACACTGTCGCCTTCTTGGCCTTTTTGCAATAAATACCCCAGCGCGGATAGGTGCAAATCCGTATTACCTGCTTTTTTCCGGTTGCCTTTGATAAGCGGCGCGACTCCAACACTACAGTGATAAATAGCGCGAGTGAGTGCCACGTAAAGTAAGCGTAAATCCTCAGCTAAACGTTCTTCATCCGCTAGTTCGACATACTCTTGCGAATCATCAAGGTCGAGCTTCGTAACGTAATCATCACGGTCATGAAACAGGCCTTTTGATTGAGGCAAAAAGTTACTCGCAAACGGCAACCAGACAATTTTATATTCTAGCCCTTTAGACTTATGTATGGTGCTGATTTGCACCAAATGTCTATCACTTTCAAGGCGCATCTGTTGTGCATCTGATTGATGGTCTGGGTGAGCAATCTGCTGCGCTAACCAACGGGTTAGTGTGTGCTCACCTTCAAGTTGGAGAGACGTCTCTTGAAGTAATTCACCAATATGCATGAGATCCATCAAACGACGCTCACCTTCAGAACCCGATAGCAAGGTTTCAGCGATATGTCGCTTGGACATAATCCCACGTAACATGGGTAAAACACCGCGCTTACGCCAAATTACAGCATAGTGAGCAAACTCATCAACTAAGTTTTCCCACGCTTTTTCATCGTAATTTAGGTTATCAATATCTTCCGCCGTTAAGCCTAATAACCCCGTCGCTAAGGCGCTTCGCAACACCCGTTCTTTTTCTGGTGTTAATACTGCCAATAATAGCCAGAGAACCTCTTTAGCTTCTTGGGTCGCAAACACGCTTTCTCGATTTGATTGGAATACCGATGGGATATTCAGTTGATTTAGCGCATCACGGATCAATATCGCCTCACGACGACTGCGCACTAATACGGTGATATCCGAAGCTTCTACAGGCGTTTGCTGCTGCTTATTTTCAAAGTAAGTGGTCCCTTTCAAACCACCAGCAAGATATCGTCCTATTTGTGCTGCACATTGCTGCGCAAGGGCTTGTTCATATTCAGAAACGGAAACAGCTTCAGCTTGCTGCTGCCAGAAAGTGAGCGCTTTCACTTCTTTCCCGTCATGGATCAGTTTTTTGTGGCGATTATGAGCCGCAAAATTAACGCTTTGAAATGGAATTTGTTCAAAAATAAATGGGTTTTCAGCATGGTGAAAAACCTGATTAACCGCCTCAACCATACTCTGTGATGAGCGATAGTTTGTCTCTAACGTATAGTGAGCACTAACTTGCTTTTTCGCCGCAATATACGTGAAGATATCCGCACCACGGAATGCATAAATGGCTTGTTTCGGGTCTCCGATAAACAGCAATGCAGTGTCTTCAGTTTCCCTATAAATACGCTGAAAAATACGATATTGCTGCGGGTCAGTATCTTGAAACTCATCAATCATCGCCACAGGGAAGCGCTTAGCAATCGCTTCGGCAAGTAATGCCCCACCGTCTTGATGCAGCGCTCTATCCAGTCGAGTTAGCAAATCATCAAACCCTAATTCACCGCGCGTTTGCTTTTCATGAGCGATAGTTTGGCGTACTTCACTAATCGCCTGCGGGATAATTAAATCTTTAATCGTCAGCGCCTGGGCAAGCAATTCATCCACTAATCTGAAAACAGAATGGGAAGGCCCCGAACCGCTTTTGGATTTTTCATCTAATCGAGATTGCGCAAAACGCTCTAAAATATCTCTTGGTAATTGATAATCATCGGTGCTTTGTTCTGCCCAATCGGTTATTTTTTCTAGCCACGCTGGTAAATAACGCGCGCTGTAGCTACGTTTGTCTACATCAGAATCAGAGATTAGCTTTTCAAAATCAGAGACATTTTTTGCCCATAAATCTTTTAAATTCTGAATTAAACCAATCAAACGTTGATGGCGCTCTTCAAGGGTTTCAGGTAATTCCGGCTGATTGATAATGGCAGGAATATCCCCTTGCAAGAATGGCTTAATGTCATTCAATAGTGCTTCAGGCCCATTCCACTCGGCATGAACCACTTTAGTCATCGAATAATCCAGAGGATAAAAATGACGACGCCAAAAATCCGCACAGGCTTGTTTCTGGATAGGAAATTCATCTTGGATCATGGTTTGCTCAAACAAAATGCCTGATTCAAACGCATTGTGCGCTAACATTCGTTGGCAAAAACCATGAATGGTGTAAATAGCCGCTTCATCCATTTGACGCTCAGCAGCTAATAGCCAATTCGCCGCAAAAGCGCGTTGTTCTTCGCTCGATAATTCTGTTAACAGTGTGAGATATTCTGGTTCCGATTCAAATCCCAAGCCATGTCGTAAACACGCCAAGCGCATCTTATGAATACGCTCACGAATACGCCCACGTAATTCATTGGTCGCTGCCTCAGTAAAGGTCACAACTAGAATTTCTTCAACACTTAAAGGTCTAGGGAATGCATTTTCACCCCCTAAACCTAATAATAGGCGCAGATAGAGGATCCCTATCGTATAGGTTTTGCCTGTACCAGCCGATGCTTCAATTAACCGCTGTCCACGTAATGGAAGTGTATAAGCATCTAACAATTGGGAACTCATCTGCACCTTATTCACTCAACATTTTCCTTGATAGGTAACATCTTCTGAAGATCTGAAGCTTGTGGGTACAACACCCAGTTTTTCAGTTTTGCATACCCTGATTTTTCATCAACACCCTGACCAATCACTTGAGATGCCATTGCTAAACCTTGGTGTTTTAAAACCGCATTTTCATAATACGCAATCACTTCAGCTTGAGTGGCAGTCTCTAGTCTCGCTAACACTTTATCTCGAGAGTCAAAACTGAAAATATTACGAGAAAAATCGGAACCATAGCGCCCCACTTCTTCATAGAATGTTTGTGGCGGCTGTTTCATTTCCGTAATAATGGATTGTTTATATTGCTCAAACTCAGCAGAAGGCAATTTTTTCAGCTTATCCAGAGTGACTTTATAGAAATCTTGATAGCGAGTATTGAGATAATCTGGTGTTTTAGCATTACTTTGCAGCAAGAAGCCAATACCCCACTGATCACCAAGCCCCACCTTGAAAGCAAATACGGCATAACCTAATTGCTCATTGGTTCGTAATTGGTCGTAAAACCACGGCTGAACAATTTTAGATAAAATACCAGACAGAACCGCACCATCGATACGGTTATAACCATCAGGAATAAATAACTCAGCCAATGCGTTATCACTGCTATTACCTTGCTTATGGAAATCTGCCAGATAGGTTTTATTCACCACAACGATGTCACCACTCCACCAATTTTTACCCTTGCTCTTTAACAGCTTACTGACGTCTTGGATAGTTTGAACACTTTGCTGCTGCGTAATATTACCCACAACTAATGCTTGTAAGGCGGCACCTTCAACGACGGAATTACGGTAGTCAGTTATATCCTTCAAAGTGATAGTGTCTAAAGCGGCTAACCGTTGCTCCTGTTCAAAATAAGGAACACTGTTAAGGCGCTGCAATGGCTGCATGGCTAGCTCGTATGCTTTCGCATTGTTTGCCACTTCGATTTGTTCTTTGTACCAAGATTTAGCCTGAGCCAGCTCTCTT is part of the Providencia zhijiangensis genome and harbors:
- the recB gene encoding exodeoxyribonuclease V subunit beta translates to MNKVQMSSQLLDAYTLPLRGQRLIEASAGTGKTYTIGILYLRLLLGLGGENAFPRPLSVEEILVVTFTEAATNELRGRIRERIHKMRLACLRHGLGFESEPEYLTLLTELSSEEQRAFAANWLLAAERQMDEAAIYTIHGFCQRMLAHNAFESGILFEQTMIQDEFPIQKQACADFWRRHFYPLDYSMTKVVHAEWNGPEALLNDIKPFLQGDIPAIINQPELPETLEERHQRLIGLIQNLKDLWAKNVSDFEKLISDSDVDKRSYSARYLPAWLEKITDWAEQSTDDYQLPRDILERFAQSRLDEKSKSGSGPSHSVFRLVDELLAQALTIKDLIIPQAISEVRQTIAHEKQTRGELGFDDLLTRLDRALHQDGGALLAEAIAKRFPVAMIDEFQDTDPQQYRIFQRIYRETEDTALLFIGDPKQAIYAFRGADIFTYIAAKKQVSAHYTLETNYRSSQSMVEAVNQVFHHAENPFIFEQIPFQSVNFAAHNRHKKLIHDGKEVKALTFWQQQAEAVSVSEYEQALAQQCAAQIGRYLAGGLKGTTYFENKQQQTPVEASDITVLVRSRREAILIRDALNQLNIPSVFQSNRESVFATQEAKEVLWLLLAVLTPEKERVLRSALATGLLGLTAEDIDNLNYDEKAWENLVDEFAHYAVIWRKRGVLPMLRGIMSKRHIAETLLSGSEGERRLMDLMHIGELLQETSLQLEGEHTLTRWLAQQIAHPDHQSDAQQMRLESDRHLVQISTIHKSKGLEYKIVWLPFASNFLPQSKGLFHDRDDYVTKLDLDDSQEYVELADEERLAEDLRLLYVALTRAIYHCSVGVAPLIKGNRKKAGNTDLHLSALGYLLQKGQEGDSVLLNSMLEALSNDVIDVQPIDLPEMVKLDLTKEASDELSARAVSRHFDDSWRVTSYSGLSYSTSHGEEEQTLSAEQFANSLAPKMDIEVSHDVEVQETQENTLTPHQFPKGAAPGTFLHSLMEEIDFSGDISSEWLEEKLQVAGFDTQWVSMLQGWLNAILNVPLADDGLCLSAIPAQDRLDEMQFYLPIDSLLNAKEVDRVTHKYDPLSKHCPPLSFEQVQGILKGFIDLTFCWKGKFYLLDYKSNYLGEDASYYTQEAMAEAMIDHRYDLQYQLYSLALHRFLQQRMPNYDYETHFGGVYYLFLRGTERIDSQNGIFFYRPAIEFISEFDALFHDAQSKEPQ